Sequence from the Argentina anserina chromosome 7, drPotAnse1.1, whole genome shotgun sequence genome:
TGAATATCATAAAATCATATAATCTTTAGTTAATTCCCTTTCCATGTTGTGATATAAGGTTCCAAACAAATATAACTAATGCTGCTGTAAGATCGATTAGGGTATATATTAAGTGTAATTAACTGATGGAAACATTACAGACAGATGCCCCCGCCGCTAATACAGTACTTTTTATTTGAAGCGCAATATCATGCATTCCTGGTTATTATTTAGGTACACTTGATGATTGTACGTGCGCGTAGTTATAACATTTTAGAGAAATGATAATATATCTTTTCGATTATTGGACTTCAATTGTTTGACCTGCGCTTCAGACCTTACTCgatcatgaattcatgattCATAATTCAAACGAACATATAATCATACCGGCCATACTATATAATAGCATAACTAAGATATCTTCACTGGCTCGAGGAAATTGAAAAACCTAATTTCTGGATTAAATAAAAAACCCTAGATTGGTTTTCTGGgtgtaaaaatagaaaatatgtCAATTTGTCTCAACCAGTGATCGAGTACCTTAAATGGTTGGTTCAATGATGCACATAACATACACATTAGGAAAAAGCTTGAGATCGACATATTGatgaatttgaaagtagatCTGGGAAGTGCCCATTCTATAGCCTGTGGAGCAAGTATACATAGGTTGCTAGGCTTAGGAGTCCccattgatgatgatgatagaaCATATCACATGGTAAAGATATAAGACAAAAGAGCAGACAAACGTCTTTAAACATACACGACATACATGCTGCGAACGTGTACAGTCTTTTGTGTTCATTTCTCAACCACTAAATATTGCATATTCACGGTAGATAACGCTCTTGCACAACCTTCTATGCTCATTTATCAACCACCGATTATTTATTTACGAATCACTGTACACGTTGATATGCCACTAGTATTTGCCAAATCCAGTCTTCAACTATCAATCTCAAGCTAGGTGCTTGTGCACAACTCcattaaaagtttaaaaccAAGCAACAATAAAACCAATTGCATGCACGGACCACATTAGGGTGGTCTAGCTAGCTATCTATAGCCAACCTATCAATCCCAAGAAGGGTTGTGTTGTTTCGTTTTCTCTACTCATTTTTTCGACTTCAAATTTGCTACAACCTAGCTAGAAGAGAGTGCAACTGTAATACGACATCGTTTTTGAGTGAATACCGATGGATCTATAGATTTGGGTTTAACCCGAACATTTCAAGAGGGAAAAAGCCCAAATTGGGTAGCAGAATTAGAGAATAAAGAACACGGGCGCCATTGAAACAGAGACTGAGAAAAACAGAGAGGTGAAGAATTGAAGCAGATGGAGTATCGATGTGTGGAATGTGGGGCGAGAATGATGAGGCTCTTCGTTCAATACTCACCTGGAAATATCCGACTCATGAAATGCGTAAtctctctttctttgtttcaatttctTACCAAATCTCAAAGACCCCATTTTGATTTCACCGGAGGTTAATAGAGGGTTGTTTCAATTTGCGTGATCAGGGTAATTGCAAGGCAGTTGCGGACGAGTACATAGAGTGCGAGCCCATAGTAAATTTTCCATCTTTGGTTTGTTCTtcgttttttattttcacagTTTCaataaagattgaaacttttttaattttttgtttgtttttgttagaTAATTctgattgatttgattctgCACAAGAAGAAAGCGTATACCCACTTGCTATATAATGTGATTGACCCTCAAGCTCCAGCCTTTCAGGTACTGAAGTTGCTTGGACTCGTGTGTAGTTTTCTACTGCAGCTTTTGGTTACTGGGTTTTTGTGTAATGGTGATTTGTTGATACTATTTGCAGGGTTTGTTGTGGAAGTCAGCTCTGGGGTTTCTTCTTTTGGATGCTTGTATCCTGTTGAGTTTTTGATTTTGGGAAATTCTGTTTCATTTCGTTAATGATTGTGTGTCGAAATATATGCATTGAGTGCCTTAGCTAACTAAAGACAGGAGTCTCTTTCTGGAAAGGACCAAGGAAGAATGGGGTTTTTCTATGAGCTTTGCTTCATTGCTTTGGAGGTTTCAGAATGTAGGTGGAATTTTGTTGGATTTCATGTGTTTGAGATTTATAATTTGGTGTGTATTGTGATGGGTTAGATATGTTTTCGTTTCAGATGCTGATGGATGTTGTCTTTGGGaatttcatgtttttttcTGCCTTACTGCTTGCTGCAAGGGCTCTTTTCAGTACATTCCGTAGATCACTTGGGTAAAATTTCCCAATCATACGAGTCAAGATATCTATGCATCCTTTTTATTAactataaatttgaaaattagtTGAGAAAGCATGAATGAATATCTTAATATTTCGATAAAATGTTTGATTGGATACTTGCTTCTAAAATCTTTGATCTGTGACCAGTGAAAGTCATAGTGGATACCCTAGAGGCCTAGAATATGGTGAAACTAAGAAATAGTGAGAATTTAGTCAGAAAGCTTAAAGCAGTATAGTTTGAAGTTAAGGGAATGGAAGAAAAGTAATACACAGCATACAAGGACAATGGTTTTTTGTTACCCGTCATGGCTTAAGTGAATATAAAGCTATGTTTCGTATTTGTCAGCAAATATCATATCTGTTATAATGTACACGTTATATGATTCTGTATATTTTTGACATAGGTACAAAGACCTTCTGCTGGCTATACTTATTTCAAGTTACTTCAAGATGTTTCTAATTGCA
This genomic interval carries:
- the LOC126803913 gene encoding protein ARV 2-like, coding for MEYRCVECGARMMRLFVQYSPGNIRLMKCGNCKAVADEYIECEPIIILIDLILHKKKAYTHLLYNVIDPQAPAFQGLLWKSALGFLLLDAYRSLFLERTKEEWGFSMSFASLLWRFQNMLMDVVFGNFMFFSALLLAARALFSTFRRSLGYKDLLLAILISSYFKMFLIAMMVWECPSVIMIIDLFVLSSNTVALKVITRSAMSRCIAACLSAHVVKVLVTQRCWTWKL